TTCTACCCGGAGCGGCTGGCGACGGCCCGCTGGCTCGAGCACTACGTCGAGCGCTTCGCCACCGTCGAGGTCAACAACACCTTCTACATGCTCCCCCCGGCCAGCACGTTCGCCCGCTGGGCCGAGCGGACCCCGGCCGACTTCGTCGTCACCGTGAAGGCCAACCGGTACCTCACCCACGTGCGCCGGCTCCGGGACCCGGACGACGCCGTGCGCCGGTTCCTCGACGCCGCCGCACCGCTCGGGGCCAAGCTCGGCCCCGTCCTCGTCCAGCTGCCGCCGAACCTGCCCGCCGACCTCGGGCGACTCGACGCCACGCTCGCCGCGTTCGCGGGGGCGGGCGGCGGCCGGCTGCGGGTGGCGGTCGAGCCGCGGCACGAGACGTGGTTCACCGACGCCACCTACGACCTCCTCGCCCGCCGGGGCGCGGCCCTCGTGGTGGCCGACCGGCGCAATCGGCCCACCCCGGTGGTGCGGACGGCGCCGTGGGCCTACCTGCGCCTCCACGAGGGGCGGGCCTCGCCCCGCCCGTGCTACGGCCGGGCCGCCATCGAGGCGTGGGCCGACCGGCTGGCCGGGACGTGGTCGACCGGCGAGGACGTGTACGCCTACACGAACAACGACCCCGGCGCCTGCGCCCCCCGCGACGCCGCGCTGCTGGCGCTGGCCCTCGCCCGCCGGGGCTTCCCGACGACCAGGGTCCCGGTCGCCGCCCACGTCCGCGTCGGCTGAGGTCGGGTCGGTGAGCGCGGTCGGCGCCGTCGACCCGGCGTCCCGACCGTGCCTGAGCGGGGTCGGAGCGGCTCAGCCAGACCGGGGTCGGACCGCCGTCGGCGACCCGGCGTCCCGGCCGCGTCCGAGCGCCCGGCTCACTGACCCGGCGTCCCGGCCGCGTCCCGAGCGCCCGGCTCACTGACCCGGCGTCCCGGCCGGGTCCGAGCGCCCGGCTTACTGACCCGGCGTCCCAGCGCCCGGCTTACTGACCCGGCGTCCCGGCCGCGTCCGAGCGCCCGGCTTACTGACCGGGCGTCCCAGCGCCCGGCTTACTGACCCGTCGTCCCGGCGTCCCGGCCGCGTCCGAGCGAGCCCGGCTCGCTGGCTCGGCGCGCCGGCCGGGTCAGAGCGGGTCGGGGTCGGGGACCGGCCCGGGGCCCGGGTCCACCGGCGTGGGGCCCGGCATCGGCTGCGGGTCCGGCCCGCCGGGAGTCGGCGGCACCGGCGGCTCGGGGATGCCCGCCACCGGGCTACTCGATGTGCTCACCGAGCGTCGTCCCTTCCTCGGACCGACCGGCCTCGGCCAGCGCCTGCTCGACCCCTTCGCGGCTCGTCTGCGGGTCGGGGGGCTCCTCCTGGGCCTGCCGGCGGAGCTCCTCCTGGGTGCGCTCCTCGGGATCCTGCACGTCCGCGTCGTACCCCCCGCCCTCACCCGGCATGCCGCCCCGCTCCTCGCTCAGCCGGTGGAGCACCGACTGCTCGCTCAGCACCAGCTCCTTTTCGAGGTGGACGATCGTGCCCCGCTCGGGACGGGACGTCAGCTCGACGATGTCCACCAGCGCCTGCATCATCTCGAAGCCCCGGCCCGCCTCGGCGGACGGGTCGGGCCGGCCGACGAGCGACTCGGCGTCGAAGCCCCGGCCCGTGTCGATCACCCGGATGATGCAGCGGATCTCGTCGACCTCGACGCTGACCTCGTACTCGTCGTCGGCCGCCGAGTGCTTCAGCACGTTCGTGCACGCCTCGGCGAGGGCCAGCTCGACGGCATGGACGCACCCGTCCTCGATGCCGATCTCCTCGAGCGACTGTCGGACGATGTGCCGGGTGATGGGCACCGTCAACTCGTCTCGCGGCAGTGCGAGGGTGAAGGTGATCCTCACGCTTCGACCTCTGGCAGGGAACGGGATGCGCGTTCCTGTTACCCGCACCCCCCGGCGCCGACACGCCGGGTCGGACGGTCAGCAGGCGGTCAGGACCTCCGCCCCGTCGTCGGTGACGAGCAGGGTGTGCTCGAACTGCGCCGTCCGACGGCCGTCCGCCGTCACCGCCGTCCACCCGTCGTCCCACATGACGTGGCGCCAATCGCCCATCGCGATCATCGGCTCGATCGTGAACGTCATCCCCGGCTCGACGACGACGTCGACCCCCGACCCCGCGTAGTGCGGCACGTGCAGGTCGCCGTGGAACTGCTGGCCGATGGCGTGGCCGACGAACGCCCGCACGACGCTGAAGCCGTGCCGGCGGGCGTGGTCCTCGATGGCCGCGCCGATGTCGGAGACGGGCCGGCCGGGGCGCACGGCGCCGATGCCCCGTTCCAGGCACTCCCTGGTGACCCGGATGAGCCGGAGCGAGTCGTCGTCCACCCGGCCGACGGGATAGGTGGCGTTCGTGTCGCCGTGGACGCCGTCGAGGAACACGGTGACGTCGAGGTTGACGATGTCCCCGTCGGCGAGGGCGCGGTCGTCGGGGATCCCGTGGCAGATGACCTCGTTGACGCTCGTGCAGAGCGACTTGGGGAAGCCCCGGTAGTTCAGCGGGCTCGGGTAGGCGCCCCGCCGGATGCACTCCTCGTGGGCGATGGCGTCGAGCTCGTCGGTCGTGACCCCCGGCCGCACGGCGGACGCCGTCGCCGCGAGCACCTCGGCCGCCACCCGCCCGGCGACCCGCATGCGCCGGATGGTGTCCTCGTCCTTCACCAGCGGCTCGGCCCACCGGCGGGGCTCCCCGTGCTCGGCGTAGTCCGGGCGGGGGATGTCGGGCGGGACCGGACGGCGGGGGCCGACCCGGCCGGGGCGGACCCGCTCGGACGCGGTGCGATGGCAGCGCTTGAACTTTCGGCCACTCCCGCACCAGCAGGGGTCGTTGGCCTTCAGCCTGGTGTCGGGCACCCCCGAATTCTGGCGCCGGCGACGCCCGTCCTGCTACCTCGGTTGACACCTAGCGATCCTAGGCATTACGGTGCGAGGCATGCGGCCGGACCACCTGAAGGGCCATCTGGACGGGCTCCTCCTCGCCGTGCTGGAGGACGGCCCGGCCCACGGCTACGCGCTCATCGAGGAGATGCGGCGGCGCAGCGGCGGCACCTTCGACCTCCCGGAGGGCACCGTCTACCCGGCCCTCCACCGTCTCGAGGCGGCCGGCCTGGTCGCCAGCCGCAGCACCACCGTCAACGGTCGCGCCCGCCGGGTCTACCGCGTCACCCGGTCCGGCACCCGGGCCCTGGCCGAGTCCCGAGAGGACTGGCGCCGCTTCTCCTCCGCCGTCGGGGCCGTCCTCAAGGTGGCACCGGCATGAGCGGCCGGGCGGGGGTCGGGGCTGGTCCTGCGGCGTGGGGACGGCGCGGCGGACCGCCGCGCCGTCGCCGTCCGATGCCCAGGCGAGCGGAAGGGTCACGGCCGTGAGCCGGGCGGTCGACGCCTACCTGGACGAGCTGGGTCGCCTCCTGCCCCCCGGCCGCCGGCGGCACCGCGCGCTGGCCGAGGCGGCCGACCACCTGCTCGAGGCCGAGGCCGCCGGCGTAGCGGCGGGGGCCGACGCCGAGGACGCCGCCGCATCGGCGGTGGAGCGGTTCGGGCCGGCGCCGCTGGTCGCCGCCCGCTTCGCAGGGTGCTGGGCCGTCGCCGGCGCCAGGGCCGGCGCGGCGGTCACCGCCGCCGCCCAGGTCGTGATCGTCCTGGGGTTCCTCGTCGCCGGGCTCGTCCAGCCCCGGGGCCTGTGGGCCGACGACGCCGGGCCCGAGGCGCTCCGCTGGTCGATGACCGCGGCCGGCGTGGCCGGCCAGGTCGCCGCCGTGGCCGCCGTCGTCACGCTCGCCCGCCTCGTCGCCGGCGACGGGCGCGTCCGGGTCGTCGTCCGGGGCGCCGTCGTGGCGTGCGGGGCGACGGCCGCCGCCGTCCTCGCCACCGTCGTCCACCAGGTGGAACGGGCCCGGCTGGTGCCCGGGTCGGGCGGTGCCGTCGTGGCCGTGCTCGTCGCCGCGGGGGTGGCCGCGGCCGCGCTCGTGCTCGCTGCGGCTGCGCTGCGCCGGGCCGCATCGGCGGCGGCCGCCGCGGTCGGGGCCGACGGCGGGAGCGGCGCGCCGGCCGGCGTCCTGGCGACCATCGAGGCCGCCCTCCACCGGCGACCGTGGCTGTGGGCGGTCGGCGCCGCGGCGGCCGGGTTCGTCGCCCGGGTGGGGCTCAACGAGGCGAGGGCGGCCGACCGCGTGCTCGACGGCACCGTCGAGGCGGTCGCCGTGCTCGTCGGGTTCGCCCTGCTCGGGCCGGTGCTCGGGCTGCGGCCGCGGGCCCGGGCCCGGGCGCCGGCCGTGGAGGGCGGCGGGTGATCAGCCGGGCGGAGCCTGGAGGAGCTGCGGGCCGAGGAACGGGCCGAGCCCGGCGAGCTGCTGGGTGGCCGTCGCCAGCAGGCGGTCGGCCGCCTCCCTGGCGGTGCTCGTGCCCCAGGTCGTCCTCGCCGCGGCGATGAGCCCGGCGACGAGCGGCGCGGCGAACGACGTGCCGCTCCACCTCGCCATGCCCTCGAACCGCCGCTCCTGGCCGTCGGCCGTCCGGTACACGCCGCGGGGGAACGTGCTCACCACGTCGACGCCCTGCGCACAGCAGTTCACCCAGTGCCCGCGGTTGGTGAACGGGGCCGGCTGGACGCCGCCGGACGACGGGTCGACCTGCACGGCGCCCACGCCGATCACGTGGTTGAAGGCGGCCGGCCAGAACGGCCGGGACGAGGCGTCGTTGCCCGCGGCGGCGACGATGGCGACGCCGGCCGGCACCGTGGCCAGCAGCTCGCGGAGGGTCAGCGGCGGCTCGTCGTTCTCCGTGTAGCCGCCGAGCGACAGGTTGACCACGTCCGACCCGGCGAGCGCGTCCGGCAGGTCCTCGGCCAGCATCACCTCGTCGGTGGAGCCGTTCGGGTGCAGCGACGCCTCGTTGTTGATCCGGGCGCCGGGCGCGCAGGTGGCGATGATCCCGGCGATGAACGTGCCGTGCCCGCCTTCGAGGGCGAGCACCTCGCCGTCCTCGTCGAGCAGCGGGTCGAAGTCGCCGATCGTCTGCTCGGCGGGGTCGGACTCGGTGTAGCGACCGGCGAAGATCGGGTGGAGCGCGGGCCCGTCCTGCATGATCCCGGTGTCCATGACGGCGATCTGCACGCCGGCCCCCGCCGTCGGGTCGAGCAGGTAGTCGCCCTCGCCGAAGGTCGGTCGGTCCACGGGGATGGGCGCCCCGCCGGGGCCGAACTTGATCCACCCCTGGGTCCCGAAGAACACGTGGTTCGGGGCCACCCGCACCTGGGGGTCGTGGAAGCTGGCGGCGGCCGTGCGCACGGACTCCAGCGCGGCGGGCACGCCCACCTCGACGGGCACCTTCAGCCGGACGACCTGCTCGGTCACCCGCCCGCGCGGGTCGTCGACGAGCGCGTTGCGGCCCACCAGGCGCGGCGCCGGGGCGCCGTCGGGCCGGGGCGGCCGGTGGCGGGGGAGCGGCACGGGGTCGATGCCGCAGTCGGTCAGCAGGTTGCCGACCCGCTCGGCGTCGTCGACGTGGGTCAGCACCTGGCCGGGCCGGTACAGGTAGCCCCGACCCGGTGGGCCGAGCTGCACGGCGACCCCCGTCTCGGGATCCATCGACGCCGTGCCGCGGTCCAGGAGCGCGCGCCAGCGCCGCCTGGTCTCCGCCTCGTGCTCGTCCGCCCCGTAGTAGATGCCTTCGCCACTGTGCGGGCCCATCGTCCCTCCTCTCGCAAGGACGAGTCGGCACCCCTCCCGGCAGATACCGCCTCCTTCTACCATCGGGGTCGTGACCGCCGCCGAGGCGCTCCTCGAGCGGGCGACGGCCGACCCGGTGGCGGTCCGGGCCGAGGCCGCCGTCCTGCTGGCGCGCGCGCTGGCCGACGGCGACGACGCCGTCGCCGCCGTGGCGGCCCACGCCCTCGGCCTGGCCGAGCGGGAGGCGGACGACGTGCCCGCCGCCGTGGTCCACCTCCGCCAGGCCGTCGAGCTGGCCGAGCGGGCCGGCCTGCCCGACCGGGCCGCCGTCGCCCGCCTGAGCCTCGCCCCGGCGGTCGCCTTCGCCGGCGACACCGACGCCGCCCTGGCCGAGCTCGACCGGGCCGCCGCCTCCCTGGAGGAGCCGGGGCGCAGCCGGGCGCGGGTGCAGCGGGCTGGCATCCTCCAGATGGCCGGCCGCTTCGACGAGGCGCTGGCCGAGTACGGCGGCGCGCTCCCCGTGCTGCGACGGTGGGGCGACCGCATGTGGGAGGCGCGGGCCCGCAACAACCGGGGCCTGATCCACCTCCACCGCTGCGAGTGGGCGCCGGCCGCGGCCGACCTCGAGGCCGCCCGCCGGCTGTTCGCCGCCGAGGGGTGCGACGTCGTCGTCGCCGAGCTCGACCACAACCTCGGGCTGCTCGCCGCCCGGCGGGGCGACGTCCCCGAGGCGCTCGCCCGCTACGACGCCGCCGAGGCGAGGCTGCGGGAGCTCGGCCTGCCCGGGGGCATCGGGCTGCTGGCCAGGGCCGAGACCCTGCTCGCCGTGCGGCTGGTGAGCGACGCCCGGGCGGCCGCTGAACGGGCCGTCACGATGCTCGAGGCGGCCGGGCTGGCGACCGAGGCGGCCCAGGCCCGGCTGCTCGTCGCCCACGCCGCGCTGCTGGACGGCGACCCGCCCGGGGCCGAGGCGTCCGCCGAAGCGGCCCGCCGGGCGTTCGTGGCCCAGGCGCGCCCCGGGTGGGCGGCCCTGGCCGGGCACGCGGCGGTCGCCGCCGCCTGGGCCGCCGGCGACCGGTCCGCGGAGGCGCAGCGGCGGGCGGCGGCCGTGGCCGACGAGCTGGCCGCGGTCGGGTGGGCGGTCGCGGCACTGGACGCCCGGCTGATGGCGGCCCGCATCGCGCTCGAGTGCGGCCGGGTCGACTCGGCGATCGCCCACCTCGCCGCCGTCCGGGCCGCCGGCCGGTCCGGGCGGGCCGACCTCCGGGCCAGGGCCTGGCACGCGACCGCGCTCGTCCGGCTGGCGTCGGGCGACCGGGCCGGCGCCCTGTCCGCCGTGCGGGCCGGGCTGGCCGCCCTCGACCGCCAGCGGGCCACCCTCGGGGCCACCGCGCTGCGGGCCGCCGTGGCCGGCCACGGCGCCGAGCTCGCCGCGCTCGGCCTGCGCCTGGCGCTGTCGACGGGGCGGCCGCGGCAGGTGCTCGGGTGGGCCGAGCGGTGCCGGGCCGCCGCCCTCCGCCAGCCGCCCGCGCTGCCGCCGAGCGACGAGGCCATGGCGGCCGACCTGGCCACCCTGCGGGCGGCCACGGCCGCCGTGGAGGACGCCGTGCTGGCCGGCGACGACCCCGGCCCCCTGCTGCGCCGCCAGGCGTCGCTCGAGGGCGCGGTCCGGCGCCGGGCCCTCCAGGCCCGAGGGGCGGTGCCGGCCGGCGGCACCGTCGCCGTCGGGGACGTCATCGCCGGGCTGGGCGAGGCCGCCCTCGTCGAGCTGGTCGAGGTGGACGGCGCGCTGATGGCGGTCGTCGTGGCCGGCCGGCGGGCGTCGCTCCACGACCTCGGCCCGGCCGACGCCGTGCGGGACGTCGCCAGCCGGCTCCCGGCGGCGCTGCGACGGCTGGCGACCGGGCGGGGGACGGCGGCGTCGCTGGCCGCCGCCGCGACCGCCGCCCGCCACGCCGGCACGGCCCTGGACGGGCTCCTCCTCCGGCCCCTCGCCGGCCGGTTGGGGGACCGCCCGCTCGTCGTCGTGCCCACCGGCGACCTCCACGCCCTGCCGTGGGCGCTGCTGCCGTCGTGCGCCGGGCGGCCGGTCACGGTCGCGCCGTCGGCGGCGGCCTGGTGGCGGGCCGCCTGCCTCGCCGGCGGGCGCGGCGCTGGGCGGGA
The nucleotide sequence above comes from Acidimicrobiales bacterium. Encoded proteins:
- a CDS encoding DUF72 domain-containing protein; protein product: MTAWVGTSGWQYRDWRGRFYPERLATARWLEHYVERFATVEVNNTFYMLPPASTFARWAERTPADFVVTVKANRYLTHVRRLRDPDDAVRRFLDAAAPLGAKLGPVLVQLPPNLPADLGRLDATLAAFAGAGGGRLRVAVEPRHETWFTDATYDLLARRGAALVVADRRNRPTPVVRTAPWAYLRLHEGRASPRPCYGRAAIEAWADRLAGTWSTGEDVYAYTNNDPGACAPRDAALLALALARRGFPTTRVPVAAHVRVG
- a CDS encoding ATP-binding protein; protein product: MPITRHIVRQSLEEIGIEDGCVHAVELALAEACTNVLKHSAADDEYEVSVEVDEIRCIIRVIDTGRGFDAESLVGRPDPSAEAGRGFEMMQALVDIVELTSRPERGTIVHLEKELVLSEQSVLHRLSEERGGMPGEGGGYDADVQDPEERTQEELRRQAQEEPPDPQTSREGVEQALAEAGRSEEGTTLGEHIE
- the map gene encoding type I methionyl aminopeptidase, producing the protein MPDTRLKANDPCWCGSGRKFKRCHRTASERVRPGRVGPRRPVPPDIPRPDYAEHGEPRRWAEPLVKDEDTIRRMRVAGRVAAEVLAATASAVRPGVTTDELDAIAHEECIRRGAYPSPLNYRGFPKSLCTSVNEVICHGIPDDRALADGDIVNLDVTVFLDGVHGDTNATYPVGRVDDDSLRLIRVTRECLERGIGAVRPGRPVSDIGAAIEDHARRHGFSVVRAFVGHAIGQQFHGDLHVPHYAGSGVDVVVEPGMTFTIEPMIAMGDWRHVMWDDGWTAVTADGRRTAQFEHTLLVTDDGAEVLTAC
- a CDS encoding helix-turn-helix transcriptional regulator — translated: MRPDHLKGHLDGLLLAVLEDGPAHGYALIEEMRRRSGGTFDLPEGTVYPALHRLEAAGLVASRSTTVNGRARRVYRVTRSGTRALAESREDWRRFSSAVGAVLKVAPA
- a CDS encoding S8/S53 family peptidase, whose product is MGPHSGEGIYYGADEHEAETRRRWRALLDRGTASMDPETGVAVQLGPPGRGYLYRPGQVLTHVDDAERVGNLLTDCGIDPVPLPRHRPPRPDGAPAPRLVGRNALVDDPRGRVTEQVVRLKVPVEVGVPAALESVRTAAASFHDPQVRVAPNHVFFGTQGWIKFGPGGAPIPVDRPTFGEGDYLLDPTAGAGVQIAVMDTGIMQDGPALHPIFAGRYTESDPAEQTIGDFDPLLDEDGEVLALEGGHGTFIAGIIATCAPGARINNEASLHPNGSTDEVMLAEDLPDALAGSDVVNLSLGGYTENDEPPLTLRELLATVPAGVAIVAAAGNDASSRPFWPAAFNHVIGVGAVQVDPSSGGVQPAPFTNRGHWVNCCAQGVDVVSTFPRGVYRTADGQERRFEGMARWSGTSFAAPLVAGLIAAARTTWGTSTAREAADRLLATATQQLAGLGPFLGPQLLQAPPG
- a CDS encoding CHAT domain-containing protein, whose amino-acid sequence is MTAAEALLERATADPVAVRAEAAVLLARALADGDDAVAAVAAHALGLAEREADDVPAAVVHLRQAVELAERAGLPDRAAVARLSLAPAVAFAGDTDAALAELDRAAASLEEPGRSRARVQRAGILQMAGRFDEALAEYGGALPVLRRWGDRMWEARARNNRGLIHLHRCEWAPAAADLEAARRLFAAEGCDVVVAELDHNLGLLAARRGDVPEALARYDAAEARLRELGLPGGIGLLARAETLLAVRLVSDARAAAERAVTMLEAAGLATEAAQARLLVAHAALLDGDPPGAEASAEAARRAFVAQARPGWAALAGHAAVAAAWAAGDRSAEAQRRAAAVADELAAVGWAVAALDARLMAARIALECGRVDSAIAHLAAVRAAGRSGRADLRARAWHATALVRLASGDRAGALSAVRAGLAALDRQRATLGATALRAAVAGHGAELAALGLRLALSTGRPRQVLGWAERCRAAALRQPPALPPSDEAMAADLATLRAATAAVEDAVLAGDDPGPLLRRQASLEGAVRRRALQARGAVPAGGTVAVGDVIAGLGEAALVELVEVDGALMAVVVAGRRASLHDLGPADAVRDVASRLPAALRRLATGRGTAASLAAAATAARHAGTALDGLLLRPLAGRLGDRPLVVVPTGDLHALPWALLPSCAGRPVTVAPSAAAWWRAACLAGGRGAGREVLVAGPRLDHADGEVADLAAVYRGAVVLQGPAATASAVAAALDGAAMAHVASHARFRADNPLFSCLDLADGPLTVYDLERLRRAPAVLVLSACESGRSAVRPGDELMGLAAAVLALGTATLVASVVPVPDAATRPLMVDLHTRLRAGTRPAEALALAQQAALADADGPALAASAGFACFGAG